In Armatimonadota bacterium, a genomic segment contains:
- a CDS encoding DUF2357 domain-containing protein yields MAQQETLGVGLPAPAHCECSLPEGVVIDDLGTEIAPRDRVHPVPEALARDLAPATLVLNEWCDYTMRRPGADELLVGHQSAERITADCFRVRLENRLGLTRIRFLRDGRQLKEDLRAEVVSPKFPSPAAHLSFLTALLDDLFLRAARLPFEFDAATSRQVAESLRPPSPLFTFHFLCNHARTLDTALRTVLASPHRALLDERRRVPIGQATEVDADTIQALLFETGDLGRAPHLPVARALGGYAPSRVWQRLPRQSFDTPENRFVLAFLRSVQAAVDALPSQRWWGNVSPDRKRRIQDVRNVLNHGCLHPMWEEVGEMASIPASSQVLVRREGYRDLRLLWQLFHQARRPLFAPLQSAIDLRDVATLYEFWVFFRLCEEIGDILQQDPVLRLEPGDREGLGWTSRVLFGGRGELRYNQTFRGGGRSYSVSLRPDCTWLFAGKPTVVLDAKFRMSWADVVAATDPDETDEGPSLQRQTVATREDLYKMHTYRDALKVRAAVAIYPGDTALFCSTDGSRRNDVTLREILLGGCSGIGAIPMQPGQ; encoded by the coding sequence ATGGCGCAACAGGAGACGCTGGGGGTGGGCCTGCCCGCGCCTGCCCACTGTGAATGCAGCCTACCTGAAGGTGTCGTTATCGACGATCTCGGGACCGAGATCGCGCCGCGTGACCGTGTGCACCCGGTCCCTGAGGCGCTTGCCCGCGACCTGGCGCCGGCGACGCTGGTGCTCAATGAATGGTGCGACTACACCATGCGCAGACCGGGTGCTGATGAGCTTCTCGTCGGCCACCAAAGCGCCGAGCGGATCACCGCGGATTGCTTCCGGGTCCGGCTGGAGAATCGCCTGGGCCTCACCCGCATTCGGTTCCTGCGGGATGGACGCCAACTCAAGGAGGACCTCAGGGCTGAGGTGGTCTCGCCCAAGTTCCCCAGCCCCGCTGCTCACCTCAGCTTCCTGACCGCACTGCTGGATGACCTGTTCCTGCGCGCCGCGCGACTGCCTTTCGAGTTCGACGCCGCAACCAGCCGACAGGTGGCTGAGTCACTCCGGCCTCCCAGCCCGCTGTTCACCTTCCACTTCCTGTGCAACCACGCCCGCACACTGGACACGGCACTGCGCACCGTCCTTGCTTCGCCCCATCGGGCGCTGCTGGATGAACGCCGGCGCGTGCCCATCGGTCAGGCCACCGAGGTGGATGCCGACACAATCCAGGCGCTGCTGTTCGAGACCGGCGACTTGGGGCGCGCGCCGCACCTTCCTGTGGCCCGCGCCCTTGGAGGGTATGCACCCAGTCGCGTCTGGCAGCGTCTCCCGCGCCAGTCCTTCGATACTCCCGAAAACCGCTTCGTCCTGGCGTTCCTGCGCAGTGTGCAGGCGGCCGTGGACGCACTTCCCTCCCAGCGCTGGTGGGGCAATGTATCGCCGGATCGCAAGCGTCGCATTCAAGACGTGCGCAACGTCCTGAACCACGGGTGCCTGCACCCGATGTGGGAGGAGGTGGGGGAGATGGCGAGCATCCCCGCATCGTCGCAGGTGCTGGTGCGCCGCGAAGGGTACCGGGATCTGCGCCTCCTGTGGCAGCTCTTCCACCAGGCCCGGCGGCCCCTCTTTGCTCCACTCCAGTCAGCCATCGACTTGCGCGACGTGGCGACCCTGTACGAGTTCTGGGTCTTCTTCCGGCTGTGCGAGGAGATAGGTGACATTCTACAGCAGGACCCGGTCCTGAGACTGGAGCCCGGGGACAGGGAGGGACTCGGGTGGACATCCCGCGTTCTCTTTGGGGGGCGCGGTGAGTTGCGCTACAACCAGACCTTCCGCGGCGGCGGGCGTTCGTACTCTGTCTCGCTGCGGCCCGACTGCACGTGGTTGTTTGCGGGGAAGCCCACGGTGGTCCTGGATGCCAAGTTCCGAATGAGCTGGGCGGACGTGGTCGCAGCAACCGACCCCGACGAGACCGACGAAGGGCCGTCCCTGCAGCGGCAAACGGTGGCGACCCGCGAGGACCTCTACAAGATGCACACCTATCGCGACGCGCTGAAGGTGCGCGCCGCGGTGGCGATCTACCCCGGGGACACCGCGCTCTTCTGCTCAACAGATGGATCCCGGCGGAATGACGTTACCTTGCGCGAGATTCTCTTGGGCGGCTGCAGCGGCATCGGGGCGATTCCCATGCAGCCGGGACAATAA